AGGGACTCCTGGATCACGCGGTAGAGCGACATCTCAGTGATCGGTGTCAGCGGGCGTGACTGGCCGATCGTGTGGACCGTGATCCGCTGGCCCGATCGACGTGAGGCGTCGACGAGCTCTGGAACGTCGCCGAGGCCGGGGTTGCCCTGCGCATTGTGTTCGCCGATGCTCGCATCGTCCGTATCCCGCAGCGTGTAGACGAGCGCGCGCAGCTCGTCGACGGTTTCCCGCGTGGAGGATTCGATGGTCTTCAGCGACTCCCGTGCCTTGTCGGGGTTCTTCTCGAGACTGCGTCGGGCCGCCGCGGCATGGATGCCGACGCCGGTGATGTGGTGGGCGATGCCGTCATGGAGTTCGCGGGCGATGCGCACCCGCTCGAGGTCGAGTGCCTGATTCGTCAGCTGCTGTTCCTGGGACCGGATCTCTGCGTTGGCCGAGCGCAGCTCGTTGAGGATCCTCCGCTGGCTCCAGGCACGGTTGCCGAAGAGCCAGGCACCGCCGAAGAACGCGACGTTGACGAGGAAGGTGACTGCCGACCCCGCCGCGAACTGGAGGACCGTCATATCGGTGAACGACTCGAACTGAAGGATCATCGAGACGAACAGATAGACGAAGATTCCCACGCACAGGAGGAGCCGGGAGATGAACGCCGCTCGGCGATTGCGCTGCCAGGCACCGACCGCGTACACGCCCATGAACACGATGATCTGCGTGACTCCGGGCTCCATGATCTCGAGGGCCTGCGCCGTGACGAAGACGGCGGCCTGGATCCACGCCGTCTGGCTGGGATAGCGTCGACGCCAGATGAGTGGCAGGGTGACGAGGACGGACATCAGGCAGATCAGCCACAGGGGTCCCTTGAACGGCCAATAGCTCGTCGTGTTGTACAGCACCGCGAAGACGATCGAGGCTGCGGCCAGCGCGAGCACCAGATACACGTCTGTGCGTGTGGGGGTCTGCGATGTCGAGTTCTCCGCCATCCTCCCAGCTTAGACAGGCGATCCGCTTCGGGGTATCCGCCGGGGTGGGGATCTGTGGTCCATGGGCCTCCGGCTCAGGGCGGAGGTCCATGGACGACGGTGCTACAGGTCGATGGCGACGATCGGATCGGTGGTCGGCTGCTCCGAACCGCCCTCGGGCTCCACGGTGATGCCGAACAGACTCCCCGAGCCGAAGGGTTCGTCGGCGATGGTCACCGGCTGTTCCGTCATCAGTCCGACGCTCTCGGGGCCTTCGTCACCGATCACCCACATCTGCAGGGACTTCCCGGCTGGAGCTGTGTCCACGTCACTCGAATTCAGGCGGATGAGCTGCTCGTTCTCGGATGAGAACACTGTGACTTCGCCGCCCTCGGGCAGATCGGCGGTGCTCGTTCGCAGGTCCCCGGCCTCCATCAGGCGAGTGGAGTCCTCGAGCTGCTGCTGAGTCGAGGCGAGTTTCTCCTCCATCTCACTCTGGTTCTGCTGCAGCTGCCAGGAATTCACGCCGATGACTCCAACGACGATGACCGCGGCCGCGGCAGCGACCCACGCCACCCAGGGCTGACGTTGCCGACGGTGTTCGGCCAGGTCGGCAGGAGGGGGCGGAGACGCGGACCCTGTTGTCTCCCGGCCGGCTGAGTCATGTTCGGGTGAGCTCTGCCGATCAGCACCGGGTCCGGGAGACGCCTGTCCGGACTCGCTCTGCTCGGGCTCGACCTGTCCGGACTCGCTCTGCTCGGGCTCGCTCTGCTCGGGCTCGGCCTGTGAGTGGGTCTCCGGGATGGAGAGGATCGCGTCCCGGGTGGCCGCGGAGACAGGCTCCACCGCGTCGTCCGGCGCAGAATCGGGGGCGTCTGCTGCAGTGAACAGCTCCGCATCGGATTCGGCCATGAGCGCCATGGTGTCCTCGTACGCTGCGACCTCGGAACGGAAGTCTGGGTCTGAGTCTGCGAGTGCCTGTGCCTCGGCGAGTTCGGCGTCGCTGAGACCGCCCAGGGCCAGGCCGGCAGCCAGATAGTCACGATCGGTGCTCATCGACTTGCCTCCAACTCTTCTCGCAGCTTCTTCATTCCATCGCGTATCCGCGACTTGATCGTACCGAGGGGAACTTCGAGTCCCTCCGATATCTGGGCGTGGGTCAGGCCCTGATAGAAGGCCATGACGATGGGTCTGGCCTGTTCTTCCGGCAGGATCTTCAACGCTGTCACCGTGCGATCCGATTCAGTTCTTTCGATGACCGTCTGCTCGACCTGCTCACCCGACTCGGCGGTGCTGCGCAGACCATCGGCGAAGTCGCGGTTCTGCTGGGCCGCAACGCTGCGAACGCAGTCGATGGCTCTCCTGCGACACAGGGTGACCAGCCATGCTCGACCGGTTCCACGATCGGGGTCGTAGCCTTTGCAGTGAGTCCACACCTCCGTGAAGCATTCCTGGAGGACCTCCTCGGCGAGCGATCGGCTCTTGACGATTCTCAGGATCACAGCCATGAGGATCCGGGACTGGGACACGAACAGCTCCTCGAAAGCGGCCGCGTCACCGCGGGCGATCCGGACGAGCAGAGATCCGCTGGGATCCGCCGAGGCGGGCTGCGGGTCGTCGCTCGCACGTTGGTCGCCGTCAGCGCGCGGGTCCTCGTGTATGCGCCGGTCGCTGCCCGGGGGGCCGTGTCGAAACGCAGTCGGATCATTTGAGCTCATTGACCAATCATGTCATCTGATCGGAACTTGTTCATCGATCCTCCATATCTTCGAGGAAAGCGGCGGCGGCCGGAGCCCGATCTCGACGCAGCGGATCGTTCCCCGGCCACCTCACTGTGGAGCTTCGATGTCACTTCGAAGGCATCATCACGCTGTCGACCATGTACACGGTTGCGTTGGCGGTCTTCACACCGCCGCAGACCAGTCCGGCATCGTCAAACTTCATGTCCTCGCCTTCGCCTGTGATCTCGACCTTCGAGCCCTCGACGGTCTCGTGCTCTCCGGCGATCTCATCGGGAGACATCTGTCCGGGGATGACGTGGTAGGTGAGAACCTTCGTCAGCATGTCCGAGTCCTTGGCCAGTGCGTCCAGGTCGTCCTTGGGGACGTCCGCGAAGGCATCGTCGACCGGAGCGATGACGGTGAACTCGTCCCCGTTGAGGGTGTCGACGAGGTCGACGTCCGGATTGAGCTCACCCGAGACGGCCTTGGTCAGGGTCTTGAGCATCGGGTTGTTCGACGCCGCTGTTGCGACGGGGTCCTGTGCCATGCCCTCGACGGATCCGCCGCCATCGGGATTGGCCTCGGCATAGGCGGCGCAGCCCGGGCCGACGAGGTTCGAGTCCGCCATGGAACCGTCTTCCGACTCTTCGGGAGCCTCTGAGCTGCCACCGGAATCCTCGGCCTGGGTCTCTCCGCCTCCGGATTCGGAATCGGATCCGGTGCCGGAGCAGCCGCTCAACGCCATCAGCCCGATTGCGCCGGCAGCCAGAATCGTGGTCGCGCGATTGCGAATGAGAGTTTTCATCGTTCTTCTCCTTGTGAGTGGTGGTGCATCAACAGTGGTGCTCAACAGCGCTCAGCCGTGAAGGCGTCTTCATTGCTCGCTGTGTACCTGGTATTCGCAGCCGCCGTGGTTCTGGATGGGTGATCGCGAGAATTTCTTGGAAACTGTTCGACCAAGCCGCCTTGGGCGCAGGCGGTCTGCTCGGCTCGGACATCTCGGCGCAGGCGCTGTTTTCGACCGGGGAAGCTATTCGACGCGGAACTGGATGTGGTGGTGCCCGGTCGCCGAATTGGGAATGGCTTCCCTGCGCTCCGGGGTCTGCACGTTCCCGTCGCGATCGATCGCACGGACGGTGAGGGTGTGCGACCCGGCATCGACCGTGCTGAAGTCTGCTCTCCACTGCCGCCAGGTGTCGATGTTCACCTCGTCGGCCAGCTCTGCCTCCGTCCACTGCCCGTCGTCGAGCTTCACATCGACTCGTTCGATCCCGCTTCGCTGCGCCCAGGCGGTGCCGGCGACGACCAGATCACCCGCCGGCACCTTCCCCAGCGGTTTCGGAACTTCGATTCTGGACGCGACCAGGATGGGGGCCTTGGCATCCCACCCGCGGTCGGTCCAATAGGCCGTCTTCTCATCGAAGCGGGTGACCTCGAGTTCCGTGACCCATTTGGTGGCCGAGACGAAGCCGTAGAGTCCGGGGACGACAAGGCGGGCGGGGTACCCGTGCTCGGGCGGCAGGGGACTGCCGTTCATGCCGACGGCAAGCAGCGCGTTCCGATCGTCTGAGAGTGCTTCGATCGGCGTCGAGGCCGTGAAGCCGTCGAAGGAATGGGAGAGCACCATGTCCGCGTCCCTGTGCGGTTTCGCCCGTTGCAGCAGCTCGCTGACGGGGAAGCCCAGCCACGTGGCATTGCCGACGAGGTCACCACCGACGGGATTGGAGACGCAGGTGAGCGTGATGTGGTGCTCCTCGAGGGGGAGGTCGAGAAGATCGTCCATCGACAGGGTCACCTCTGAGTCGACCATGCCGTGGATCCGCAGTGACCATTGCTGCGCATCGATGACCGGGGGAGCGAGGACCGTATCGATGCGGTAGAAGTCCTTTCGGTCGGTGACGAAGGGCGCAAGGCCCTTCACCTGAGGATGCGCCGAGGCGGGAATCGGGGGTGCTGTTTTCGCGGGCTTCGGCAGCACGAGCTTCGCAACCGCAGCACCGGCGTCCAAGGTCAGTGAAGCCACGGTCTGTCCGGCGGCCACTGCTGCTGCCCCTGCGGCGCCGATGATCCCTGTGATCGCGAAGAAGCGGCGCCGTGACGGATCTGCGGCAGGTTTCGCGCTCGATGACGCTCCAACCGGCGACGGGGAATCGGGTGGCGAGGAAGAATCGGGCAGCGACGGGGAATCGATTGTCGACGGTGAATCAGTCGTCGCCGGGGAATCGGCTGTCGCCGAGGCGCCGGGTCGAGCGACGGCAGGAAAAGTTGAGGCAGCAGCGGTATCCGTTCCGCCGGTATCCGTTCCGGGCGCAGACGTCGAAGTCGACGAATCGAGGCTGATGAGGACGCGGAAGGTCGCCATGCCGAGAGCGAGGCCGATCAGAGTCGGAAGCACGTCGAGGACCTCGGACTCGGGGCGGAGGGGGATGACGATGACGGGGACGATCCCGGCCAGGAGCAGGAGCGCTGTGGCCAGCCGGAGGCGACGAGATGCGAGCCATCCGATGAGTCCCCCGAGCACCAGAGCCCCGAGGCCCGTGGTGAGGACGAGGACGAGCTTGTCATTGTGCCCGAGAAGGTCGATGACCGGTTTGATGAGGCCCGCGGGAGCCAGCGGAATGATCGTTTGGCCTACGGCCAGCAGAGGGGCGGCCGGTGGCCCGAAGGCTCGGGCGATGAGCTCGGCGGCACCGAACAGGACGAGGGTGGCGACGACCCCGGCAAGGGCGGTGCGAAGTGGTCTTCTCATGCTCGATATTCGGAGCAGACACCGATTCGGATGGGCGATCGGGGCGTGAAGCTTCGTCCCTGGGCCTCGCTCCGTTCACAGAATTGTCAGTGAACGTGCCTTCAGGCTGACGTAGCATAGTGCAATGACTGAGAACCCAGGATACGCCGAGCCGCAGGCGCCAAGCGGAGACTCGGACGAACCCAGAAGCGCAAGTGCCCCCATCTATACGGCCAAGGTCGAGAACCTCGGCGGCACCTCGGGCGAAGTGCGTGTCGAAGACGGACTGACGCTTTCGACCGCTCCCACCTCGCACGTCGATCAGGGCAGCAACCCGGAGCAGTTCCTCGCCATGGCATGGAGCACCTGTCTGGGTGAGACCCTCAAGGTGGTGCTGGCGGTCAATGAGGTCGAGGCTCTGTCACGAGTCCGGGTCGAAGTCGACCTGCACGGTGAGTCCGCTGCGGGATACCGCTTCGTGCCCCGGGCCTACATCTCCATCGAAGGCGTTTCTGTCGAAGACGCGGAGAAGTACGCGGGGCGGGCACATGCCAGGTGCCCGATCTCGAAACTGCTCAAGGGACAGGGCAGCCCGAGCGTCGAGATCGAGGCCTACAAGAATCCGGATGATTTCCAGCTCAGCTGAGCCTGCCTCCAGCTCATGATCACGGCGCTCGCCACCACCTCGGCGAACTGATACTACAGTGGTCACCAGGCGCCGAGACTCCAGATCCGGCGTCGTCCATGCCGACCGGATGCCGCACGGCATGGGGTGAACCGCAGATGTGTCGGAAGGGGGAGCAGCCGTGGACGTTCAGGAAGCGATCTTTCTCGCGCTCGACCTCACCGGCACATTCGTCTTCGCCGTCTCGGGCGTGCTCCTGGCCGCCCGGCGGGGCTTCGACATCACCGGAGGGCTGGTTCTCGGGACGATGACCGGCATCGGCGGGGGGACGATCCGCGATGTCCTCCTCGACCGTGTGCCGAATGCACTGTCCCAACCGATCTATTTGGTTCCGCCGCTCATCGCCACGCTGCTCATCTACCTCATCGGCAAGCACGTCTCGCGTGCCCGCATCTGGATCGTGACGTTCGATGCGATCGGACTTGCCATCTTCAGCGTCACCGGCTCGACGATCGCTCTCGGCGCCGGAGCCAACTACCCGGCCGCACTGCTCATGGGTGCCCTCACCGCCTGCGGCGGCGGCCTCATGCGCGATGCGGTGGCCAGTGAGGACCCGGCGATCTTCACCGGCACCGACCTCTATCTCATTCCTGCGCTCTTCGGAGCCGGCGTCACGCTCCTCGCGCACGCGACGGGAATTCTGGGCGGTGTGGTCTCGCTGACCATCGCGGCCCTGGCCTTCGGCTTCAGGATGTTGGCCTGGAAGCTGCAGTGGCGGGTCCCGCAGCCCATGCGACAGTGGTCGTATCGAGCCACCGAGCGGAAGATGAAGAAGCTGCCCTCGGTGTTCCGCAAGCCCGACTGAGGGCGAAGTCTTCTCGGCCACCTTCCTGCTTGCATAGATGAACCTATGAGCGCAGAGGCGGACCAGAAATGGACCGAAGCTCCGGCACCTTTCCTGCAGGTGGGCTCCTGGCTCGCCGCCGATTCCGATATCGACGTGGAGCACGAGCGGTTGGCCGAGATCTGAGACGTTCGGGACTTCGCCGACGCGACATGTGCTCCGCCGCGGGGACGGTGGGCGCTGTAGAGTTCCTCCCGATTTCTATCGTCTCAGCCCTTCTCTACCCATTTGCAACTGGGATAGTCTATGTAATTGACTAAAGTTTTTTCCAATGAGGGGAGGCGCTTGCACCATGCTCGAAGGGTTCAAGCCGATCGGCAACTCGCACTCAGGGGTGCGCATCAGCGGATTGATCGCGGGCTCCGGCCCGCCGGTGCTGCTCCTGCACGGCTATCCGCAGACGAAGCACATGTGGCATCTGGTGGCACCGGCGCTGGCAAAGGACCACACTGTCGTCCTCGGAGATCTGCGCGGGTACGGTGACTCCGACAAACCGGAGCAGGAGAACGATCGCAGCACCTACTCCAAGCGTGAGATGGCTGCCGACCAACATGCCCTGATGATGTCGCTCGGATTCGAGAAGTACTCCATTGCCGGTCACGATCGGGGCGGACGAGTCGCCCACCGCTTGGGGCTCGACCACCCTGAGGCAGTCGACCGTGTTGCACTGCTTGATATCGTGCCGACTCTGCACATGTTCGACAATGTGAACCGCGCTATGGCGAGCTCCTATTTCCACTGGTTCTTCCTCGCGCTGGAGAACGGGATGCCCGAGGCTCTCATCCGGGCGGACCCCCTCACCTGGCTGCGCAGTCGTTTCGAAGGTCGCAACGCCGGGGGCAGGCAGGTTGACCCCGAGACGTATGACGAATACGCACGGTGCTTCACGAGTCCCGGAGGGGTTGAGGCTTCGACGGCCGACTATCAGTCCGCGGCAACCATCGATCTCGATCACGATCGCGCCGACCGTGATCGCGGCCGGCGCCTGATGATGCCGCTGCTCACTCTGTGGGGAGACAAGGGATACGTCGGTAGGACCTTCGATGTCGTCGAGGTGTGGAAGGACTATGCGGACGAGGTCGAAGGTGCAGCGGCCCAGTCCGATCACTACCTGGCCGAAGAAGCTCCCGAGTTCGTCGTCACCGAGCTCACGAGATTCTTCGACCCGTCCACGGCCGATGGCGGAGGGCAGGGCTCATGAACTGCACTCAAAACCGCTGCGAAGACGAGGAGAACGCCGAATCCGAGCTCGTCCGCGCACGCCTGCGGACCTTGGTCGAAATGGAATCTCCCTCCGGGCACCGGGAGGGGATCGCCGAATGCCTCTCCCTCATCAGGCATTGGGCCGGTGAGGCCCTTGGTCGGCACGGCGAGATCCGAGAGATCGACGGCGTCGACCACTTGTACTTCGAGGCCGCAGATCCCGGTGGGATACTCCTGCTCGGACACGCCGATACCGTATGGCCGGTGGGTACTCTGGGCCGGCTGCCCTTCGCCGTCGATGACGGGCGCGCTCGCGGCCCCGGCGTCTTCGACATGAAATCGGGACTCGTGGCGACCATCGGCGCCCTCGAAAGGCTGGTTGCCCAGGGGCGGCGAGGATGTGACGACATCTCGCTCCTGATCACGGGTGATGAGGAAACCGGATCGATCACCTCCCGCAGACTCATCGAAGAAGCGGCAGCGCACTCAAGCGCCGTGCTCATCCTCGAGCCGAGTCTCGACGGGGCAGTGAAGATCGCTCGACGAGGCGCCGGAATCTACCGAATCGGG
The Brevibacterium marinum genome window above contains:
- a CDS encoding sensor histidine kinase codes for the protein MAENSTSQTPTRTDVYLVLALAAASIVFAVLYNTTSYWPFKGPLWLICLMSVLVTLPLIWRRRYPSQTAWIQAAVFVTAQALEIMEPGVTQIIVFMGVYAVGAWQRNRRAAFISRLLLCVGIFVYLFVSMILQFESFTDMTVLQFAAGSAVTFLVNVAFFGGAWLFGNRAWSQRRILNELRSANAEIRSQEQQLTNQALDLERVRIARELHDGIAHHITGVGIHAAAARRSLEKNPDKARESLKTIESSTRETVDELRALVYTLRDTDDASIGEHNAQGNPGLGDVPELVDASRRSGQRITVHTIGQSRPLTPITEMSLYRVIQESLTNCRRYAGLHAEVQVRLRYGSTELEVEISDSRSPGALRDEPRPHLEPAPEHDLAPAPERSHEPAPEPAPERDPESDDDDSAGTRVARHAGSGLGIIGMRERMSALGGTLEAGPKSRGGWLVRARIPYPRNVAEPEAEAPSPAASETAASSTGPDAPASSAADSTAKA
- a CDS encoding anti-sigma factor, whose amino-acid sequence is MSTDRDYLAAGLALGGLSDAELAEAQALADSDPDFRSEVAAYEDTMALMAESDAELFTAADAPDSAPDDAVEPVSAATRDAILSIPETHSQAEPEQSEPEQSESGQVEPEQSESGQASPGPGADRQSSPEHDSAGRETTGSASPPPPADLAEHRRQRQPWVAWVAAAAAVIVVGVIGVNSWQLQQNQSEMEEKLASTQQQLEDSTRLMEAGDLRTSTADLPEGGEVTVFSSENEQLIRLNSSDVDTAPAGKSLQMWVIGDEGPESVGLMTEQPVTIADEPFGSGSLFGITVEPEGGSEQPTTDPIVAIDL
- a CDS encoding sigma-70 family RNA polymerase sigma factor — translated: MSSNDPTAFRHGPPGSDRRIHEDPRADGDQRASDDPQPASADPSGSLLVRIARGDAAAFEELFVSQSRILMAVILRIVKSRSLAEEVLQECFTEVWTHCKGYDPDRGTGRAWLVTLCRRRAIDCVRSVAAQQNRDFADGLRSTAESGEQVEQTVIERTESDRTVTALKILPEEQARPIVMAFYQGLTHAQISEGLEVPLGTIKSRIRDGMKKLREELEASR
- a CDS encoding fasciclin domain-containing protein, with protein sequence MKTLIRNRATTILAAGAIGLMALSGCSGTGSDSESGGGETQAEDSGGSSEAPEESEDGSMADSNLVGPGCAAYAEANPDGGGSVEGMAQDPVATAASNNPMLKTLTKAVSGELNPDVDLVDTLNGDEFTVIAPVDDAFADVPKDDLDALAKDSDMLTKVLTYHVIPGQMSPDEIAGEHETVEGSKVEITGEGEDMKFDDAGLVCGGVKTANATVYMVDSVMMPSK
- a CDS encoding molybdopterin-dependent oxidoreductase encodes the protein MRRPLRTALAGVVATLVLFGAAELIARAFGPPAAPLLAVGQTIIPLAPAGLIKPVIDLLGHNDKLVLVLTTGLGALVLGGLIGWLASRRLRLATALLLLAGIVPVIVIPLRPESEVLDVLPTLIGLALGMATFRVLISLDSSTSTSAPGTDTGGTDTAAASTFPAVARPGASATADSPATTDSPSTIDSPSLPDSSSPPDSPSPVGASSSAKPAADPSRRRFFAITGIIGAAGAAAVAAGQTVASLTLDAGAAVAKLVLPKPAKTAPPIPASAHPQVKGLAPFVTDRKDFYRIDTVLAPPVIDAQQWSLRIHGMVDSEVTLSMDDLLDLPLEEHHITLTCVSNPVGGDLVGNATWLGFPVSELLQRAKPHRDADMVLSHSFDGFTASTPIEALSDDRNALLAVGMNGSPLPPEHGYPARLVVPGLYGFVSATKWVTELEVTRFDEKTAYWTDRGWDAKAPILVASRIEVPKPLGKVPAGDLVVAGTAWAQRSGIERVDVKLDDGQWTEAELADEVNIDTWRQWRADFSTVDAGSHTLTVRAIDRDGNVQTPERREAIPNSATGHHHIQFRVE
- a CDS encoding OsmC family protein, translating into MTENPGYAEPQAPSGDSDEPRSASAPIYTAKVENLGGTSGEVRVEDGLTLSTAPTSHVDQGSNPEQFLAMAWSTCLGETLKVVLAVNEVEALSRVRVEVDLHGESAAGYRFVPRAYISIEGVSVEDAEKYAGRAHARCPISKLLKGQGSPSVEIEAYKNPDDFQLS
- a CDS encoding TRIC cation channel family protein, with product MDVQEAIFLALDLTGTFVFAVSGVLLAARRGFDITGGLVLGTMTGIGGGTIRDVLLDRVPNALSQPIYLVPPLIATLLIYLIGKHVSRARIWIVTFDAIGLAIFSVTGSTIALGAGANYPAALLMGALTACGGGLMRDAVASEDPAIFTGTDLYLIPALFGAGVTLLAHATGILGGVVSLTIAALAFGFRMLAWKLQWRVPQPMRQWSYRATERKMKKLPSVFRKPD
- a CDS encoding alpha/beta fold hydrolase; its protein translation is MRGGACTMLEGFKPIGNSHSGVRISGLIAGSGPPVLLLHGYPQTKHMWHLVAPALAKDHTVVLGDLRGYGDSDKPEQENDRSTYSKREMAADQHALMMSLGFEKYSIAGHDRGGRVAHRLGLDHPEAVDRVALLDIVPTLHMFDNVNRAMASSYFHWFFLALENGMPEALIRADPLTWLRSRFEGRNAGGRQVDPETYDEYARCFTSPGGVEASTADYQSAATIDLDHDRADRDRGRRLMMPLLTLWGDKGYVGRTFDVVEVWKDYADEVEGAAAQSDHYLAEEAPEFVVTELTRFFDPSTADGGGQGS